In a single window of the Caloenas nicobarica isolate bCalNic1 chromosome 8, bCalNic1.hap1, whole genome shotgun sequence genome:
- the LXN gene encoding latexin — MDGPPSSFRLRRAAVLAAGLIRYRRGGPGRGPVLRDVRRGRGPDIDDAGHKYHLEFVLEDLNDKDSAVNCTAEVLYHLGNRNTPPDVQFTIEGELKSSDEADHRFYNQIKSLKKELVAENIPDSHGNVPPALVPIRLLAWAAAGYVIWQNSTEDTELHLAQIKRVKQVKRSDEYLEFDYVILLHDVVSQDVIPWRITVLWHPQHGVQVTRAVNQDMQQCNGAAGGAGAEAPVPQ, encoded by the exons ATGGACGGCCCGCCGAGCTCCTTCCGACTCCGCCGGGCGGCGGTTCTGGCCGCCGGGCTCATCCGCTACCGccggggcgggcccggccgcGGGCCGGTGCTGCGGGACgtgcggcggggccgcgggccg GACATCGATGATGCTGGGCATAAGTACCACCTGGAATTTGTGCTAGAAGACTTGAATGACAAA GACAGTGCTGTTAACTGCACTGCCGAGGTTCTTTATCATCTGGGCAACAGAAACACTCCTCCTGATGTGCAGTTCACGATCGAAGGAGAACTCAAGAGCAGCGATGAAGCAGATCACCGGTTCTACAACCAAATCAAGAGCCTGAAGAAGGAGCTTGTGGCAGAAAACATTCCAG ACAGCCATGGGAACGTGCCCCCGGCGCTGGTCCCCATCCGCCTGCTCGCCTGGGCCGCTGCTGGCTACGTGATCTGGCAGAACTCGACCGAAGACACCGAGCTCCATCTCGCCCAAATCAAACGCGTGAAGCAAGTG aagagAAGCGATGAGTATCTTGAATTTGACTACGTGATTTTACTTCATGACGTGGTATCCCAG GATGTCATTCCCTGGCGAATTACAGTTCTCTGGCACCCACAGCACGGTGTTCAAGTCACACGAGCCGTCAACCAAGACATGCAGCAGTGTAATGGAGCGGCGGGTGGTGCCGGGGCAGAAGCTCCAGTGCCACAATAA